DNA from Clupea harengus chromosome 2, Ch_v2.0.2, whole genome shotgun sequence:
caATACTTttccaagataacagctctgtcttcccctataatgcgtgatgaggttggtgaacacatggcacgtgatctgagaccattcctccatacagtatctctccagatccttcagatttcGAGGTCGACACTTGTggactctcctcttcagctcatcccacacaTTTTCAATGAGGTTTAGGTCGGGAGACTGTGacggccatggcaaaacctttattctgcggtcggtgaaccatttttgtgtagaaATTTGAGGTGAGctttggatcattgtcctgctggaaggtccaaccacggcacATTTCAAGCTTCCTGGcaggggctgttaggttttcaatAATATATGTGATATTTGGCAAAcggtaggcgctttagtttgttgttgattgacagcagaggcttttttctggcaaccctcccaaacaacttgtgGGGATGTAGGTAGGTAGTTtaggagactttctgaccccaagactcaactaacttctgcaattctccagctgtgatccttgaaGATTATTTTGCCGGTCGAACCAttctcctcacggtgcgtggggtcaatgtacacacacgtcctcttccaggctgattcttaacctCTCCTGTCACTTTAAACGTTTTCATTATAGCCATgttagtggaaatgggtattttaaacagtttagagattttcttatatccatttcctgatttgtgcagctcaacaacttttcgtcgcacatAGTCACTGTGTTCtggggtctttcccatagtgatgaatgactacgggaatttggcctgtgtcacctcatagtTATactccagtgaaacaggaagtcatggttgaccacttaagagttcctaatcaaacaggtaaacttaaaaatgtaaacatgactggaaatatacttcagttagattttaattatgagattttctaggggtgccaataattgtggcacacatgttttggagaaaaatatttatttaatgtcaacattcttttttttttctttcaatagttttactttaaTGAAAAGGTAGGATTTTTTGTGAaaattttgagtgaaagaccaagaggataaacagcaaagacattttttcatagccttcgttcactcatattcactaagggtgccaataattctggagggcactgtacgtCTGTCCTCTTGAGCCTGCAGAAGGAGGGCTTCTGTCACTGAAGATACGAAGATAATATTTATTATGTGCTTCTCTCTACTCTGTCCAAACATACCATCAGAATTTCTTTGTTCTCAATCCGCCAATTTCAAGGTGGCACAGAAAGAGCTGTGACTTCATACCTAGACTGACTTCATGGCAGTGGTATTTTGGCAGCAGTGGAAACAAACAGCAGAGTCCTTGTTATGTTTATGGGAACATTGTAAAGGTTTGTGCCCATTGTGCAActgacaatatatatatatttttaaatggaAACAGACTATTATTTTTGTGCCTGTCATCAGAACCACCTGTCACAAAAGTATTTCAGACAAAGTTGTACAATAAATCTCCAGTGGAATGTTTGGTCAACAACCTCAAAACAGCAAGTCGTTTTTGAAATGTATCGTATACATCGCCATCAACCTTGTGCACTACAaatgctctttttttcactGTGTTTTAGTATTGCTTAACCATTTTGCCTAAAGGAATGATGCATAATGCATAATCTAGTAGAAAAAGGTGCTATGAAAGCCATGGCCATGAGTTTGACAGCCAGAGAGTGTTCTGAAAATATGTGTATCTATACTGTAAACTGCTTTGGATTAAAGCTGCTAGGTACATAAATGTATGCATTTTATAAAACACATTATTGATGTTTTGGCAACTGATTTTCAACATATATCAAAGAGAGATAAACTCAAGAGTGGCACTAACGGTGATATgaagttactgtcagaacagtgCAGTTAGGGAATTTCCCTCTTGTTCATGCATTTGGTCTTGCTCTTGTTTTCAGACCATATTAGCCATTAAAGGGTATGGGAAACAATCACATGAAATGATTGCTTCTTGGCAAAAGTCCCTGGATGTTGCCTCATATCCTTGtttgcacacatgtgtgcaatGACTGGGCTTTCAACACTTTCCCAGCACTGACAAGAGTGCTTTACAACATGGTTGTATGTTAAGTGTCCTCTTGATGATGTGGAAACCTTGAGGTGCTAAGTGTATACGTGACGAAGTTGAACATGGAAGTTGATGGACTTGCCGGACGCATGGTGAAACTCATGTCTACAGATGATGCTCAGTCGAATAAGTTCCTTATCGGAGGCCAgctattgattgattgattgattgatttatttatttaagcctcggaaacacattgaggaataagaccctcatttacaatggtgccgagggtacaatgaatagttaatacattataaaaaaaataaagaaataaaatgaaaaaaataaataaataaataaatatgcatataaaaTAGTACAGGAGTACGAGGGAACGATCATAAATAACAATTTTGAATATTCAGTAAAATACTATGGTTGAGTCAACAGTTACAATCATTGCACGAGAAGTCAGTTGTACATGTGATAAGATTTAAGAATTCTCTTAGTGTccctatatgtttgtgtgttctgagaTAACGAGATACATTGTGGACTGAGGTCAAATGATTGTCTCAGGAAAATAACACCAAGTACCCTTGTGAAATCTTTCAGGTATCTAAAAGGGGTTATTTGATTACGGGAAACACtgtaatgcaaaaaaaaaacctgttgtttttgttgtcatgCCATTTGGATCACAAGGCTCTCCCATGATGCTCTTGGTTTTACTTTCAATGTTAAGTCATGATGACAGGGCCATGGGTACATATCATGTTTTTAACATAACTGACCATCTTGTGACTAGTCGAACTTCCCCCAGTGCTCACATCTTTTAAACTACTCATTGGCCCTTCTGGTTTTTCTGTAAAAGATGCCCATCTAACTGGATAAGTCTTTTATTAGTTATATTTTGGATTCCTATCTAAAAACAGGTTTATACCACATGGATTATATTACCCAATAACAAATCCATTCATCTCATATATAGAATATAGTGGTTTTGGAGGAGCTGTGTTTACATGTGGTTACACGGATCACTGCTGATTGGGAAAACAGGAAATATCATCACATCTCtgatggataaagagagagagactcacagcaTGACATTTGCATCTCTGAGCCTCTGAAGGGTGCCACATCAAGGGACATGATGACAGGTAGGCATATTAAGACCATTTCAGTATTTCATGTATAATATTTAcattattcatatattttacagGCATTTTATATAATTATCCAATTAATAAttgaatggaattattatttaaatcatgTAACCAGGCATCACAGAGGTGTAGTCTATTCTAAATGTTgtcaatgatgatgatgtttaatATAAAGTAAGCACTCAAAGTGTGTTACATCTATTATGTGTTGTAAAGCTTGACATTACATAGCTATAACAGATCTGACTAATAATGCTAAGGCATACATTCTCATAATAAAATGCTGAATATGGTTATGGTTAAAGTTTATACCAGatgtttttgtccaaagcgacttacaaaacatgtGACACACAACAAAATTATCCATTTAAAATAGAAATGTACAATTTTATacaatcaataaataataataataaccattccaaatatcaaaactattattatatttataaagtttgcttaaaaaaaaaaactaattagACAGATGTTTCAAAAGGTTAGTTTTTAAACTCTTTTTAAATGTGCCAAGTCTGTCACTGGAACAGACAGCACCAGGCAGATCATTCCACCAGTTCACCATGTACCATGAGTCTTGACTGTAAGCTTTTGCTGCTGAGAGATGGTAAAGCCAACAGACACTCATTAGTGCCCatccagtggctgtcctatCGGCGAGAGTGAGGGACTTACATTTACTGTTAGCAGCTACAGGGAAAcagtgaagggtgaccagcagaggagttaTACGTGTCAAAGACCAAACGCGCCACCTGCAACAGTCTCACAACACACGAAGGCAGGCCCATTACAATTGAATAGCAAAAGTGTAGTTTAGAACTAACCAGAGTCTGCACAAGAAGTTGTGTAGCATATTGTGTGAGATTTAAATATTATATTAAGTGCATACCGacaagacagaagacagaagctACATGCTCAGAGAAATTAAGTTGCTCATCAATTATAAGATTGGTTTAGTTGGggtcaatgaatgaatgaatataattGCATTATAATAGATGTCTGTTCACACTATGAGGCCTGTCAATGATGTGGTAGTATTCTATCTGTAGTCTTCTCATCCTTTGTGCTTTGAGCCTAACACTGCAGTATGATAGCAGTCTAGGACCTATTATGACATATTACATGCTATTACTATGACACATCAACCCATCTGAAATAGTTTGATTCAGAAAAGTATGTACCAAAAAGAGGACTGTAAAATCTCACTATGTAATCTGTAAACTGAGTAAACGGATGTGAACATTTGATACAGTGATTATTTAGGATGAATAAGCTGTACTCACAAATCTGACAACAGCTTGCAAACAGTGCTTACTTTCATTTGACCCTCTTTACCACTTTATCATTCACCTtaccattttctttctttctttctctctctgtatttctccctGTACAGACCCAAACACTTCCTATTTGTTTGGTGACTTTGGTGACTTCTACGATGGCTTCAATATCAGTGAGGAGCTGAActacacagacatcacagagaACTTCACAGTGAATCCGCTGACACAGAGCTGTGAGCCTTCCACCTTTGCTTCCGCTGTGAATATCGCAACATGTGTGTTCTACGTGCTTATATGCCTGTTGGCCATTCCCGGAAACCTCATCGTTGGGCTGGTGATTGGCTCCAAGAGGCGGGTTCTCTCCGCGTCGGATGTCTACCTGTTTCACCTGATGATGGCTGACATCCTGCTGGCCCTGTGCCTGCCCTTCTACGCCACGTCCGTGGTGCGGGGCTGGGTGTTCGGTGACGTCATGTGCAAGCTGATCAGCATCCTGACGGAGGTGAGCTTCTACAGCAGCATCCTCTTCCTGGTGTGCATCAGCGTGGACCGCTACCAGGTCATCGTGTGCGCCATGGAGGTCCGCAAAGGCAAGTGGCGCGTGGGCAGCTGTGTTATCTGCCTGAGCGTCTGGGGCCTGGGCGTGATGCTCTCGCTGCCCGCCCTCTACAACGAGGCCTTCCCGGTGAGCGGTCTAATGATGTGCTCGGAGCATTACGATACGGAGAGCTCAGACGAGTGGCGCCTGGCCACGCGCGTGCTCCGCCACCTGCTGGGCTTCCTGCTGCCGCTGGCCGCCATGTTGGGCTGTTACGGAGTCACGCTGGCGCGGCTGCTGCGCACGAATGGCTTCAAGCGCCAGAGGGCCATGCGCGTGATCGTGGCAGTCGTGGCCGGCTTCCTGCTCTGCTGGAGCCCCTACCACGTGGCCTTGATGGCCGACACCCTGCTGCGCACCAAGGCGCTGCTGCACAACTGCCGCACGCGCATGGCCGTTGACGTGGCCTTGTTCGCCACACAGAACCTCGCTCGGCTGCACTGCTGCGTCAACCCTGTGCTCTACGCCTTCGTGGGACAGAAGTTCCGCAGCAACCTCACGGAGCTGCTCTACAGGAAGGGCGTGCTGGAGAGGGCCTCGGTCAGCCGGAGCAGCAGATCCACGTCCCAAATGTCAGACCACCCCTCTACTGTCCTGTGATCCCCCTGCTGGGCTCAGGGCTCAGAAGGGAGAAATGATTTTCTTAAACTCATAAATTGCCTAAAATCTCAAGGAACACTGCCCACTTGTGGCAACCTAAAAACCCCGTAGAGACGTACACATTGCCAAAGGAAACCTTGAGGATTAggattctccctctcttcactcttcttaTTAATAGCCAAGGAGTGTTTTAAATGAAATAAGATCCCTAGAATATTTGAGAGCAGTGGTATGATCTGTTTTGCTCTGTGAAAAATGTCATCGGTGTATTACAATATAGTGTAACTtttagtttgtagtttttaatgCTAGGTTGACACCTTGTGGTGAAAACATTCATTGACTTGTAAGCGGCAGGCAAGACTGGACCATGTAGTACAAAAAGCACTTCACGTTTTCCCCAATGTTATGACAAGATTTGATATTTTACAGTGCATTATAGTGAGAAGCATTATGCATTTATGCATTTCAACATTACACATATGAAGACTCATCCTGACAGCAGATCATTTAGTTTGGAATGCAATCACAACTACACCCTAACAACAATACACAGTTTGTTTGAGAAGCATgctaatatatatacaattttCCATTCtgcacataggcacacacacatactcaccctccttaaaacaaaacacttgcacacacgcgtgcacacacacacacacacacacacacacacacacacacacaatagtgagagcaatagaaagagagaatgtgttttaCACACTCCTGTGGGGgcgtgttttttgtttttgactgTGACTGAGAGATTAA
Protein-coding regions in this window:
- the LOC105907902 gene encoding C-X-C chemokine receptor type 2: MMTDPNTSYLFGDFGDFYDGFNISEELNYTDITENFTVNPLTQSCEPSTFASAVNIATCVFYVLICLLAIPGNLIVGLVIGSKRRVLSASDVYLFHLMMADILLALCLPFYATSVVRGWVFGDVMCKLISILTEVSFYSSILFLVCISVDRYQVIVCAMEVRKGKWRVGSCVICLSVWGLGVMLSLPALYNEAFPVSGLMMCSEHYDTESSDEWRLATRVLRHLLGFLLPLAAMLGCYGVTLARLLRTNGFKRQRAMRVIVAVVAGFLLCWSPYHVALMADTLLRTKALLHNCRTRMAVDVALFATQNLARLHCCVNPVLYAFVGQKFRSNLTELLYRKGVLERASVSRSSRSTSQMSDHPSTVL